A window from Bufo bufo chromosome 1, aBufBuf1.1, whole genome shotgun sequence encodes these proteins:
- the LOC120989853 gene encoding olfactory receptor 6P1-like, whose product MYIFLSHLSLSDILISTTVAPITLQVILLGDTSMPALGCITQLYFFGASTILECCLLTVMSYDRYLAICRPLRYASIMNIKLLNGLITYSWMVGFLQPFITHTLILQLDFCGPNVIDHFFCDVAPLLELSCSNRTWVEIEVSIVALFVGLFQMLFIIITYILIFYSIFNMSSKAGKEKALSTCSSHLAVVCTYYGTLIILYLSPARGYSFSLNKMLSFINTMVTPFFNPIIYTMRNQEIRMAFKVLLCYKQNNFSSSRIK is encoded by the coding sequence ATGTATATCTTTCTTAGTCATCTCTCGCTCTCGGATATTTTGATCAGTACAACAGTTGCTCCTATTACATTACAGGTCATTTTGTTGGGTGACACCAGCATGCCAGCTCTTGGTTGCATTACTCAGTTATATTTCTTTGGGGCCTCTACCATATTAGAATGTTGTCTCCTCACTGTGATGTCTTATGATCGATATTTGGCCATTTGTAGACCATTGAGATATGCATCTATTATGAACATTAAACTTCTCAATGGTCTTATTACATACTCATGGATGGTGGGTTTTCTGCAGCCTTTTATTACTCACACACTTATACTACAACTAGATTTTTGCGGACCAAATGTCATTGACCATTTCTTCTGTGACGTTGCTCCTCTTCTAGAACTTTCTTGCTCTAACAGAACCTGGGTTGAAATTGAAGTTTCTATTGTGGCTTTGTTTGTTGGTCTTTTCCAGATGCTCTTTATCATCATCACTTATATCCTCATATTTTACTCCATTTTTAACATGTCCTCAAAGGCTGGGAAGGAAAAAGCCTTATCCACATGTAGTTCACATCTGGCCGTTGTGTGCACATATTATGGAACACTTATCATACTCTACTTATCTCCAGCGAGAGGATATTCCTTCAGCTTAAACAAGATGTTATCATTTATAAACACTATGGTGACCCCATTCTTCAACCCCATTATTTATACTATGAGGAATCAGGAGATCAGAATGGCCTTCAAAGTCCTCCTATGTTACAAACAAAACAACTTTAGTTCATCAAGAATaaaataa